TAAGGTTtacattaatgttaaaatcattattcagGTATGTTTAACTACAAAAAGATGTTAAACATATGTTAGAACGGTTTTGAAGAATGTATTTTGCCAAGAGCTTTAGCTATTTAACTGTAATAACCTAAGGTTAGTAAATCTGTTTTAAAAAATCAGGTTGCTTGAATATCTCCTTATTACAAGATTGAACTTCAAAATATTTCTTAAAACTTTTGAAAAATGTGATCGTATTATCACAAACAAGGGGTCAGTAGGTTACCAGAAAAAGGATCTTAGGGTCATATGAATCCTGAGGGTCACTAAGGACTAGCAACTCCTCTAAGCCTGTAATCAGGCTTAAGGTTACCCAGGACACCACCGGGATAAGAATAGCCTCAACCTGACTGAGGCAAGTGGAAATACTAGCTTACCGCCACAATACTAACAGGGTGTCATTGTTACCAAGGGATTAAGGTGTTTTGTTTTTCAGCTATTGGGGAGCTAGATCTATCAAATGCACCCTCTGCTACTGTTACCAATAAAAACCCACACAACATCATATTCTTAATGCCAAAAGTTGGAAATGTCAGGAAAATTGAGACAAGAAGGTTTTTATGGAAAATTGATCCTTAGTATGGCGTTTTCtcataatttataatataaaaggAATGTTCAGACATCCCAGACctattttgattttaaaaaatggcTTAAGTCCATGTAGAAAATTAGAAATTGATATATATTCTTCAATATTTTACATTATATCAGTGTACAACAATTGATTTACTATTTTGTGAGGGAAATGCCCGAATTCAGAGGGTAGCTTTAGTGGAATGAATCCCCAAAGCATACCATAGGGGTAGAAATATAACAAGCCTAGGAAGTTTTTCAAGGCAAAGCATTATCAAATAGGCCAACCAAAAGTATTTTTGTAACATTTATCTTAATAGGGTAACCCAAAAAAGAACTATGGGACCTTACAAAAGACTCATCAAAGACAAAAGAACGGGTTTTTTCACTGAACAGCCAGAATGAGTAATTTAGGCCAAATTGCTAGCAGATGGTTCCCCTAAAATTACAAGGTAATCACAAAGAGGAGTTATGTAATATAgggaaatatttattttaattttctgatTCTCATAGAAATAAACTCTTGTTTAAGAATTTTATCCTGCCTGAGAGAAAAGGTTTGAATGAATGATTAAATTCACAATCTAAGAAAAAATATTGTTTAATtaacatattcataatatatgaTTTCATCAGAATTAATCCTGATAATTgttaaaagtattaaaaaatgaTCTACTTGTTGCCATGACAACTTACTCATcctcatttatatttttcttttcatttgtgatAATGAACTCATACATCATATCCAAATTTAATGTACCAAACTGATAAACTTTTAAACTTTTGTTCCAGATAATAGTGCAGTGAAATCTAAACTTTTTAATTGGTATGTTGGAGAGAATTACAGTTTACTattgatatatcttttttttttataacaaatgaAGTTTGCCCAATACATTTTCTGGCATCAATGTAGAAAATTGTAATAAACATAGCAGTGTTGTTTGTCCTGCAATCCTTATTTTAGGCTAATCATAATGGCAACCTTCATACAACAGCTTATCTTGGTTTAATAGCAAAAGATACAAGATTTAGCTAAATGATGCTGGGGATAATTAATGCTCAGGGGTCTTATTCATTCATGAACGAGTCTAGCACAGAAACAACACAtgatttttacattttccttttgaaAATGAATTTTAGTTAATGTATCTGTAACAAGAAAGGGGATTTTCACTAGCTTTATTACTTCTCAAAAGAGAGTTTCGTGTTGGTGTTATATCACTACAGGTCTCTGATAAGGCAGATAAATAATAGGTAAATTGATAATGAAATCCAGATATAGTTGTCTTTACCACTGTTCTTATAAAAATGGATTAAGTAAGAactatatacagagagacattttcacacacacacacactatatatatatatatatatatatatatatatatatatatatatatatataatgtatatatatgtatatgtatatatatgtatacatatatatatatatacatatatatatatatacatatatatatatatatatatatatatatatatatatatatatatatatatatatatatatatatatatatatatatatatatatatatatatatatatatatatatatatatatatatatatatatatatatatatatatatatatatatatatatatatatatatatatatatatatatatgtatatatatatgtatatatatatatatatatatatatatatatatatatatatatatatatatatatatatatatatatatatatatgtatatatatatatatatatatatatatatatatatatatatatatatatatatatatatatatatatatatatatatatatatatatatatatatatatatatatatatatatatatatatatatatatatatatatgtatatatatatatatatatatatatatatatatatatatatatatatatatatatatatatatatatatatatatatatgtatatatatatatatatatatatatgtatatatatatatttatatatgtatatatatatgtatatatatatttatatatatatatgtatatatgtatatgtatatatatatgtatatatatatatgtatatatatatatatatatatatgtatatatatatatatatatatatatatatatatatatatatatatatatgtatatatatgtatatatatatttatatatatatatatatatatatatatatatatatatatatatatatgtatatatatgtatatatatatatgtatatatatatatatatatatatatatatatatatatatatatatatatatgtatatatatatatgtatatatatatatatatatatatatatatatatatatatatatatatatatatatatatatgtatatatatatatatatatatatatatgtatatatatatatatatatatatatatatatatatatatatatatatatatatatatatatgtatatatatatatgtatatatatatgtatatatatatgtatatatatatatatatatatatatatatatatatatatatatatatatatatatatatatatatatatatatatatatatatatatatatatatatatacatatatacatatatatatatatatatatatatatatatatatatatatatatatatatatatatatatatatatatatatatatatatatatatatatatatatatatatatatatatatatatatatatatatatatatatatatatatatatatatatatatatatatatatatatatatatatatatatatatatatatatatatatatatatatatatatatatatatatatatatatatatatatatatatatatatatatatatatatatatatatatatatatatatatatatatatatatatatatatatatatatatatatatatatatatatatatatatatatatatatatatatatatatatatatatatatatatatatatatatatatatatatatatatatatatatatatatatatatatatatatatatatatatatatatatgtatatatatatatatatatatatatatatatatatatatatatatatatatatatatacatatatatatatatatatatatatatatatatatatatatatatatatatatatatatatatatatatatatatatatatatatatatatatatatatatatatatatatatatatatatatatattttatatatgtatttatttatatatatataaatatatatattatatatgtatatatcatatatatatatatattatatatatatattatatatatatatatatatatatgtatatatatattatatatatatatatgtatatatatatatatatatatatatgtatatatatatatatatatatatatgtatatatatatatatatatatatatatatatatatatatatatatatatatatatatatatatatatatatatgtatatatatatatatatatatatatatatatatatatatatatatatatatatatatatatatatatatatatatatatatatatatatatatatatatatatatatatatgtatatatatatatgtatatatatatatatgtatatatatatatatatatatatatgtatatatatgtatatatatatatgtgtatatatatatgtgtatatatatatatatatatatatatatatatatatgtatatatatatgtatatatataaatatatatattatatatatatatatatgtacatatatatatgtatatatatatatattatatatattatatatatatatatatatcacatatatatatatatatatatatatatatatatatatatatatatgtatatatatatatatatgtatatatatatatgtatatatatatatatatatatatatatatgtatatgtatatgtatatgtgtatatatatatatacatatacatatacatatacatgtatatgtatatgtatatatatgtatatgtatatatatgtatatgtatatatatatatatatatatatatatatatgtatatgtatatatatatatatatatgtatatgtatatatatatatatgtatatgtatatgtatatatatacatatatatatatatatgtatatatatatgtatatatatgtatatatatgtatataagtatatacatatatatatatatatatatatatatatatatatatatatatgtgtatataaatatatatatatatatatatagatatatatatatatatgtatatatgtatatacatatatatatatatgtatatatgtatatacatatatatatatgtatatacatatatatacatatatatacatatatatacatatatatatgtatatatatacatatatatacatatatatatacatatatatacatatatatacatatatatatataaatatatatatatatatatatatatatatatatatatatatatgtgtgtgtgtgtgtatatatatatgtatgtatatatatacatatatatatatacatatataaatatatatacatatatatatatatatatttatacatatacatatatatacatatatatatacatataaatatatatatgtatatatatttacatatatatatacatatatatatacatatatacatatacatatatacatatatatacatatatatacatatatatacatatatatatacatatatacatatatatatacatatatacatatatatacatatatttacattatatatatatacacatatatatacacacatatatatatatattatatatatataatatatatacatatatacatatatatacatatatatacatatatatatacatattatatacatatatatacatatatatatacatatatatatacatatatatatatacatatatatatacatatatatatacataatatatacatatatgtacatatatatatacatgtatatatacatatatatatatatacatatatatacatatatatatatacacatatgtacatatatatacatatatatatacatatatatatacatacatacatatatacatacatatatatacatatatatatatatatatatatatatatatatatatatatatatatatatgtgtgtgtgtgtgtgtctgtgtgtgtgtgtgtgtgtgtgtgtgtgtgtgtgtgtatgtatgtatgtatgtatttttatatatgaatatacatatgtatatatgtatgtatgtatgtatgtatatatatgattatacatatgcataaatgtatgtatgtatgtatattgtgtgtgtgtacatatgtatgtatatatatgaatatacatatgtattaatgtatgtatgtatatatgtacatatatatatatacatacatatatatatatatatatatatatatatatatatatatatatatatatatatatatatatatatacacatatatatatataaatatatgtgtatatatatatatatatatatatatatatatatatatatatatatatatatatatgtatgtatatatatatatataaatatttgtatatatatatatatatatatatatatatatatatatatatatatatatatatatttaatgtatgtatgtatatatgtacatatatatataaacatatacatatacatatatatatatatatatatatatatatatatatatatatatatatatatatatgtatatatatataaatatatgtgtatatatatataaatatatatatatatatatatatatatgtatgtatatatatatatataaatatgtgtgtatatatatatatatatatatatatatatatattatatatatatatatatatgtatgtatgtatttttatatatgaatatacatatgtatatatgtatgtatgtatgtataaaaatacatacatacatatatatatatatatatatatatatatatatatataaatgtatgtatgtatgtatatgtgtgtgtgtatatatgtatgtatatatatgaatatacatatgtattaatgtatgtatatatatatatacatatacatatatatataatatatatatatacatatatacatatatatatatatatatatacataaacatatatgtataggtgtatatatatatatatatatatatatatatatatatattatacacacacacacgcatatatatatacatatatatatatatatatatatatatatatatatatatatatatatatatgtgtgtgtatatatatatatatatatatatatatatgtatatatatatctatatatatatatgtatatatatatatatgtatatatatatatgtatatatatatatatacatatatatatatacatatatatatatacatatatatatacatatatatatatatatatatatatatatgtatatatatatgtatatatatatacatatatatatatacatatatatatatacatatatatatatatatatatatatatatatatatgtgtgtgtgtgtatatatatatatatatatatatatatatatatatatatatatatatatatatatatatgcgtgtgtgtgtgtataatatatatatatatatatatatatatatatatatatatatatatatatatatatacacctatacatatatgtttatgtatatatatatatatatatatatatatatatatatatatgtatatatgtatatttttatatatatatatattatatatatgtatatgtatatatatatatacatacattaatacatatgtatattcatatatatacatacatatatacacacacacacatatacatacatacatacatttatacatatatatatataatcatatatatacatacatacatatatacatatgtatattcatatataaaaatacatacatacatacatatatacacacacacacacccacacacacacacacacacacacacacacacacacacacacacacacacatatatatatatatatatatatatatatatatatatatatatatatatatctgtgtgtgtgtgtgtgtgtgtgtgtgtgtgtgtgtgtgtgtgtgtgtgtgtgtgtgtgtgtgtgtgcgtgtgtgtgtgtatgtgtgtgtgtttgtgtgtttgtatttatgtttgtgtgtatgtatgtgtgtgtgtatatatatatatatatatatatatatatatatatatatatgcatatatataaagatatatatatatatgtatataaatatacatagacatgaaaatatatgtgtacacatactaatcgtaatataaacatagacatcatatatatatatatatatatatatatatatatatatatatatatatatatatatatatatatatatatatatatatatatatatatatatatatatatatatatatatatatatatatatatatatataaagatttatatatacatatatatatttacataaacatgaaaaaaaaatatatatatatatatatatatatatatatatataatatatatatatatatatatatatatatatatatatatatatatatatgcatatatatataaagatttatgtatacatatgtatatttacatagacatgaataaaaaaaaaaaaaatatatatatatatatatatatatatatatatatatatatatatatatatatgtatatatatatgtatatatatatatatacatatatatataatatatataatatatatataatataaataaaatatatatgtattatatatatatatatatatatatatatatatatatatatatatatatatatatatatatatatatatgatgtctaTGTTTATACTTCGATTagtatgtgtacagatatatattttcatgtctatgtatatatatatatatatatatatatatatatatatatatatatatatatatatattatatatatatatatattacatatatatatatatatatatatatatatatatatatatatgtgtgtgtgtgtgtatgtgtgtgtatgtatgtatgtatgtatgtaagtatgtatgtatgtatgtatgtatgtatgaatgtatgtatgtatgtatatacatgcacatttacatatatacccatacacctATACGCATAcctccacatatacacatatactcgcaCACCCATAGAGATAAACTGCGCTCCCGCAAACTCTGCAGTCTGCATGAGCATACATATGCACTCAGTTATAAtgatcccacacacacatacatacacacacaccacacacacacacagtgtgtgacccagctatatctatatattattactatattttgcatatatataatcttacttgtttgtcacatacgtatctttacacatgcatatacatatacgcctggTCATTGCTTCACCCGCTTATTTCTTCttaccacaccagacattccaatgttgtgcaGTCTGTCTTCCGTAAGACCTTTggtgtaacgcttgcttgttcgtcaccggcTGCCAcgtgctaacaacgtgacttagaCCACTATATAGATGAGGCAGACCTTGCGGGGAGCCTCGGAGTAACACtggctccgaggagcagccgcactccaacattacgATTcattaaaggagtcaagacagcttggttgtctaccttaaaccctaagctctcCATCTACCATACCCTTGTAGGGCCCAACATTCGGGCtcttacaataaatatatatatatatatatatatatatatatatatatatatatatatatatatatatatatatacatatatatacacacacacacacatatatatatatatatatatatatatatatatatatatatatatatgtatatatatatatatatatatatatatatatatatgtatgtatgtatgtgtgtgtgtgtgtgtgtgtgtgtgtgtgtgtgtgtgtgtgtgtgtgtgtgtgtgtgtgtgtgtgtgtgtgtgtgtgtgtgtgtgtgtgtgtgtgtgtgtgagtgcgtgcgtgcgtgcgtgcgtgagcgcgcatacacatagctatatatatatacatatatatatatatatatatatatatatatatatatatatatgtgtgtgtgtgtgtgtgtgtgtgtgtgtgtgtgtgtgtgtgtgtgtgtgtgtgtgtgtgtgtgtgtgagcgcgcgcgcatacacagctatatatattatatatatatatatatatatatacatatatatatatatatatatatatatataaatatatatatatatatatatatatatatataaatatatatatgtatgtgtgtgtgtatgtgtgtatgtgtgtgtatgtgtgtgtgtgtgtgtgtgtgtgtgtgtgtgtgtgtgtgtgtgtgtgtgtgtgtgtgtgtgtgtgtgtgtgtgtgtgtgtgtgcgtgcgtgcgtatatatgggtatgcatatgcgtatgcgtatatatagatgaTTAGGTTCATatgaacatacgtacacacacacacacacacacacatatatatatatatatatatatatatatatatatatatatatatatatatatatatatatatatatatatatatatatatatatatatatacgcaatatatgcgtgggtgtgtatacatgcatatatatataatatatatatgatatatatatatatatatatatatatatatatatatatatatgtatgtatatatatatatatatatatatatatatatatatatatatatatatgtatatatatatgtatatatatatgtatatatatatatgtatatatatatatatatatatatatatatatatatatatatatatatatatatatatatatatatatatatatatatatatatatcaatgtatattcatacatatacatatatgtgtgtctgtgtgtctgtgtgtatacatatacatatgtatatatatatatatatatatatatatatatatatatatatatatacatatacatatatatatacatatttatacaaacatatatatatatatatatatatatatatatatattatatatagatagatagatagatatgtatatatacatatatataataacatatatatatatatatatatatatatatatatgtgtgtgtgtgtgtgtgtgtgtgtgtgtgtgtgtgtgtgtgtgtgtgtgtgtgtgtgtacatatatatgtaatgtatgtatgcatggacacatacacacgtatgtgtttatttatttatatatcctttatttatttctcggtTTATTCACATACCTCGTCAGCAGCCTGTGTCACTCCACCTGAAGGGACGTTCCCTCGCAATCTTTTCCAGTCACTCCGGTCCCGCGCGCCGCTTCCAGTCTGGCTCCGTGAATTTCGGTGCATCGGCGTgccatcttgtcactggtctTGCCTTGGCCGCCTTGGGGTTGCTGTTTCCCAAGCGATTGCCTTCTTTGTCCACTCGCCGTCTTGTTCCGGCATACCTGCCCATTTCCTTTTAATGTTTCTACGATTATGTTCCACTTCACTCTGGTCTCTAATGTTATGTTCCACTTCACACTGGTCCCTAATGTTATGTTCCACTTCACTCTGGTCCCTAATGTTATGTTCCACTTCACTCTGGTCCCTAGTGTTATTTTCCACTTCACTCTGGTCCCTAGTGTTATGTTCCACTTCACTCTGGTCCCTAGTGTTATGTTCCACTTCACTCTGGTCCCTAATGTTATGTTCCACTTCACTCTGGTCCCTAGTGTTATGTTCCACTTCACTCTGGTCCCTAATGTTATGTTCCACTTCACTCTGGTCCCTAGTGTTATGTTCCACTTCACTCTGGTCCCTAGTGTTATGTTCCACTTCACTCTGGTCCCTAGTGTTATGTTCCACTTCACTCTGGTCCCTAGTGTTATGTTCCCCTTCACTCTGGTCCCTAATGTTATGTTCCACTTCACTCTGATCCCTAGTGTTATGTTCCACTTCACTCTGGTGTTATGTTCCACTTCACTCTGATCCCTAGTGTTATGTTCCACTTCACTCTGGTCCCTAGTGTTATTTTCCACTTCACTCTGGTCCCTAGTGTTATGTTCCACTTCACTCTGGTCCTAGTGTTATGTTCCACTTCACTCTGGTCCCTAGTGTTATGTTCCACTTCACTCTGGTCCCTAATGTTATGTTCCACTTCACTCTGGTCCCTAATGTTATGTTCCACTTCACTCTGGTCCCTAGTGTTATGTCCCACTTCACTCTGGTCCCTAGTGTTATTTTCCACTTCACTCTGGTCCCTAGTGTTATGTTCCACTTCACTCTGGTCCCTAGTGTTATGTTCCACTTCACTCTGGTCCCTAGTGTTATGTTCCACTTCACTCTGGTCCCTAATGTTATGTTCCACTTCACTCTGGTCCCTAGTGTTATGTTCCACTTCACTCTGGTCCCTAGTGTTATGTTCCACTTCACTCTGGTCCCTAGTGTTATGTTCCACTTCACTCTGGTCCCTAGTGTTATGTTCCACTTCACTCTGGTCCCTAGTGTTATGTTCCACTTCACTCTGGTCCCTAGTGTTATGTTCCACTTCACTCTTGTCCCTAATGTTATGTTCCACTTCACTCTTGTCCCTAATGTTATGTTCCACTTCACTCTGGTCCCTAGTGTTATTTTCCACTTCACTCTGGTCCCTAGTGTTATGTTCCACTTCACTCTGGTCCCTAGTGTTATGTTCCACTTCACTCTGGTCCCTAGTGTTATGTTCCACTTCACTCTGGTCCCTAATGTTATGTTCCACTTCACTCTGGTCCCTAGTGTTATGTTCCCCTTCACTCTGGTCCCTAGTGTTATGTTCCACTTCACTCTGGTCCCTAATGTTATGTTCCACTTCACTCTGGTCCCTAATCCACGTtgaccttttcccttcctctttggcGAATTCCTAGTATCAACATTTCCATTCCTTTGAGAGCACTTCCTAATTTATTTTCCAGTAATTTGGTCGTAGGCCACGTATCTGGTAAAGATACGTTAAAGTGGTAGAGCCTTTTCTCTATTTTACAGAGTGGCAAGGTAACTTTGCTGTGTCTAGCCTAATTCGTCGTTTCATTTCCTCGTcacaggatgtgtgtgtgtacgtgttttaaGTATGTACACTCGTCCACTACTTCTAATGCTACACTCTAATATTATTAGCTCAAACTGTGCTCGATTGTGAAACACATCAGTTATTTTTCTGTTCGCCTTTAACTTAACATGCTTTTCAACTAGTTAATTAGTTATTGTAGTTCATTTGTTAActcaattaatataataatattgccTACAAATCTTTGATGTTTGAATGCACATTTCTATATTTCATTACATCTCCCCATCAATCTCGTTTTgggttgcgttggttagtttgcgTGTCTGTTTTTCGTTGTTTAGCAGGATATCTTAAAGCGTCATAAAACAGAAATTTTTAACAGAGGTGTACCTTAGCCCGACttaaattccattaaattttggtggtgatccggatcatgatctgggTCTAGGAtttttttgaatgattgcatcagttaccccaatCTCCAAGGCGTTGGTTGCTTTTatcacctctgccaaggaggCTTTGTTGATAGACGTCATCAGTGCACTCAAGAAag
This genomic stretch from Penaeus vannamei isolate JL-2024 chromosome 28, ASM4276789v1, whole genome shotgun sequence harbors:
- the LOC138867094 gene encoding dynein heavy chain-like protein 2; this translates as MTSINKASLAEVIKATNALEIGEFAKEEGKRSTWIRDQSEVEHNIRDQSEVEHNTRDQSEGEHNTRDQSEVEHNIRDQSEVEHNTRDQSEVEHNTRDQSEVEHNTRDQSEVENNTRDQSEVEHNIRDKSEVEHNIRDKSEVEHNTRDQSEVEHNTRDQSEVEHNTRDQSEVEHNTRDQSEVEHNTRDQSEVEHNTRDQSEVEHNIRDQSEVEHNTRDQSEVEHNTRDQSEVEHNTRDQSEVENNTRDQSEVGHNTRDQSEVEHNIRDQSEVEHNIRDQSEVEHNTRDQSEVEHNTRTRVKWNITLGTRSEVEHNTRDQSEVEHNIRDQSEGEHNTRDQSEVEHNTRDQSEVEHNTRDQSEVEHNTRDQSEVEHNIRDQSEVEHNTRDQSEVEHNIRDQSEVEHNTRDQSEVEHNTRDQSEVENNTRDQSEVEHNIRDQSEVEHNIRDQCEVEHNIRDQSEVEHNRRNIKRKWAGMPEQDGEWTKKAIAWETATPRRPRQDQ